In one window of Candidatus Bathyarchaeota archaeon DNA:
- a CDS encoding arginine deiminase family protein — protein MDSYMWRVRSEAGPLRAVLVQESLEQFWEGKLPFVGIESNPNYLVRCPHADIEGGREQWLMLPRFLKEEGVQVFEVASILEKAVDGATEGERREMVKAVWKGMSIAPEPVDLTAEHLLWGYPSKAYYDEEADRVVLPDFQRVGWPYPRDTSFTTPVGTVICNMRRYSRRFEPRVVKLCYEYDPVLRDKMNVIWDANEADPGFTEPLCIEGGDTHIIDEETIAIGLGQRSTFTGFTMTARKLFEADCNGEIRNILAVKMPDYPASNYMHLDVVINYLARGRALVMPYFFESDLVPDMPPRGLFLKTLEAVRMGSEADDRSMEPVVHPHDFKDAGSCAVYTKGKSGPELVRRKASLVDYLIEEEKLEPDGIIYVGGAP, from the coding sequence ATGGATTCCTATATGTGGAGAGTCAGATCTGAGGCTGGCCCCCTCCGGGCCGTCTTGGTACAGGAGTCCTTAGAGCAGTTCTGGGAGGGGAAGCTCCCCTTTGTTGGAATCGAGTCAAACCCCAATTACTTGGTTCGGTGCCCCCATGCCGATATCGAAGGGGGCCGGGAGCAATGGTTGATGCTTCCCCGATTCCTTAAGGAGGAGGGGGTCCAGGTCTTTGAGGTAGCATCGATTCTGGAGAAAGCCGTTGATGGAGCCACAGAGGGGGAGAGACGGGAGATGGTGAAGGCAGTCTGGAAGGGGATGTCCATCGCCCCGGAGCCCGTGGACCTCACGGCCGAGCATCTCCTTTGGGGGTATCCCTCCAAGGCCTACTACGACGAGGAGGCCGATAGGGTTGTGCTCCCCGACTTCCAGAGGGTTGGCTGGCCCTATCCTCGGGATACCAGCTTTACCACTCCAGTGGGCACAGTAATTTGCAACATGAGGCGTTACAGCCGCCGCTTTGAGCCTAGGGTAGTAAAATTATGTTACGAGTATGACCCTGTGCTCAGGGACAAGATGAATGTGATCTGGGACGCCAACGAGGCGGATCCGGGATTCACTGAACCCCTTTGCATTGAGGGAGGTGATACACACATCATTGACGAGGAGACAATTGCGATAGGTCTAGGCCAAAGATCCACATTCACCGGTTTCACGATGACCGCGAGGAAACTCTTCGAGGCGGATTGCAATGGGGAGATCCGGAACATCTTGGCAGTGAAGATGCCCGACTATCCTGCCTCTAATTATATGCATCTCGATGTAGTCATCAACTATCTGGCAAGGGGAAGAGCACTGGTTATGCCATATTTCTTCGAGAGCGATCTCGTCCCGGATATGCCTCCAAGGGGGCTGTTCCTCAAGACCCTGGAGGCAGTAAGGATGGGGAGCGAGGCGGATGACAGATCCATGGAGCCCGTGGTCCATCCCCACGACTTCAAGGATGCTGGGAGCTGCGCAGTCTACACCAAGGGGAAGAGTGGTCCTGAGCTGGTGAGACGAAAGGCTAGCTTGGTCGACTACCTTATCGAGGAGGAAAAGCTCGAGCCTGACGGCATAATCTATGTCGGGGGGGCTCCCTGA
- a CDS encoding IMP cyclohydrolase — protein sequence MSKPKSLRKSYRTRIEEGFPETMKLVIGDEEIEYTKSKSLRYGENPHQPAAFYSPSRGPLTTGAMKVLKTGKGGLSQTNLEDVNNSMNIVRYFDEPACAVMKHLNPSGVATLRGPGDTLREVYARARDCDSLAAFGSVVGFNTNVDKGTAEEILASYVEGVVAPAYDNKALELFGEKKDLRVIQVDNLREMSRFAGEPLRPVMVSMQMDGSIVLSAPMLTKIRGPKDLRVVTERRPTDEQFADLIFSWYVCMNVRSNGVVISKGRATLGVSTGQQDRIAAVRLALEKVMARGHGEELPGSVLASDGFFPFRDSIDLLADYGVAACVQPGGSIRDRSVRKASDENGIAMVLTDERCFRHF from the coding sequence GTGTCAAAGCCAAAATCGCTGAGGAAGAGTTACAGGACGAGGATTGAGGAAGGCTTTCCCGAGACCATGAAACTTGTGATAGGTGATGAGGAGATCGAGTATACCAAGTCCAAAAGTCTCAGGTACGGTGAGAACCCCCACCAGCCAGCCGCCTTCTACAGTCCCAGTAGGGGCCCCCTCACCACGGGAGCCATGAAGGTACTAAAGACGGGGAAGGGGGGGCTCAGCCAGACCAACCTTGAGGACGTCAACAACAGCATGAACATCGTTCGCTACTTCGACGAGCCTGCCTGCGCGGTAATGAAACACCTTAATCCCTCAGGCGTAGCTACCTTAAGGGGACCCGGGGACACCCTAAGGGAGGTCTATGCTAGAGCACGGGACTGCGATAGTCTAGCAGCTTTTGGGAGTGTCGTAGGATTTAACACCAACGTCGACAAGGGGACAGCTGAGGAGATTCTAGCGAGCTACGTTGAGGGAGTCGTGGCTCCCGCATATGATAATAAAGCGCTCGAGCTGTTTGGGGAGAAGAAAGACCTCAGAGTGATCCAGGTCGATAACCTTAGGGAGATGAGCAGGTTTGCAGGGGAGCCCCTAAGACCCGTTATGGTCTCAATGCAGATGGACGGCTCCATCGTCCTCTCCGCCCCTATGCTCACAAAAATTAGGGGTCCCAAGGACCTCCGGGTTGTCACTGAGAGAAGGCCTACGGACGAACAATTCGCCGACCTTATCTTCTCATGGTACGTCTGCATGAACGTCCGTAGCAATGGAGTTGTTATCTCAAAGGGCAGGGCGACCCTCGGGGTTAGCACCGGCCAGCAGGACAGGATCGCCGCGGTGAGGTTAGCCCTAGAGAAAGTGATGGCAAGAGGGCATGGTGAAGAGCTTCCCGGCTCGGTGCTAGCCTCTGACGGCTTCTTTCCCTTCAGGGATAGCATCGATCTCTTAGCGGATTATGGTGTGGCCGCCTGCGTACAGCCGGGTGGATCGATACGAGACAGGTCGGTCAGGAAGGCCAGCGATGAGAACGGAATCGCAATGGTGTTAACCGATGAACGTTGCTTCAGGCATTTCTAG
- a CDS encoding arginine deiminase family protein, translated as MSGGLPERENDVEHLMLALMEQARGASNIVTIRPGLVVAFERNNATNKTLRDQGITVKEWPDSYLDLLGAPIVPPHPYGGSLLETRALATPFFHRL; from the coding sequence ATGTCGGGGGGGCTCCCTGAGCGTGAAAATGATGTTGAGCATCTGATGTTAGCCCTGATGGAGCAGGCGCGAGGAGCCTCTAACATTGTCACGATCAGGCCCGGTCTTGTCGTCGCATTCGAGAGGAACAACGCCACGAACAAGACCCTTAGGGATCAGGGGATAACCGTGAAGGAATGGCCGGATAGCTATCTCGACCTGCTGGGGGCCCCCATTGTTCCACCTCACCCCTATGGCGGGAGCTTGCTTGAGACGCGCGCGTTAGCGACCCCATTTTTCCATAGGTTGTAG
- a CDS encoding IMP cyclohydrolase, producing the protein MIQRAFISVYDKSGLKELVTALRGFGVEIVSSGGTARRIRNIGYEELVEVSVYTGHPESPGGLVKTLHPKVHGGLLLDKDDETHIVWMNENGVKPIDLVVSNFYPFKEAAARGADLVSAVENIDIGGPTLVRSAAKAALLYDSVIVVTEPAQYPETIKALEKNEGEFTTDMRKYYALKAFKQTKKYDLAIVNYLEKN; encoded by the coding sequence ACGGCCCTAAGAGGCTTCGGGGTCGAGATTGTGAGCTCCGGGGGCACAGCGCGAAGGATAAGGAATATTGGATATGAGGAGCTCGTAGAGGTCTCCGTCTACACAGGCCACCCTGAAAGTCCCGGGGGGCTCGTGAAGACACTGCACCCCAAGGTCCACGGGGGTCTCCTCCTCGACAAGGATGATGAGACCCACATTGTATGGATGAATGAGAACGGGGTGAAGCCCATCGACCTAGTGGTGAGTAACTTCTACCCCTTCAAGGAGGCCGCGGCAAGAGGCGCCGACCTGGTTTCGGCTGTTGAGAACATCGACATCGGAGGACCCACTTTGGTCCGCTCCGCTGCAAAGGCGGCCTTGCTTTATGACTCCGTTATTGTGGTTACCGAGCCTGCCCAGTACCCTGAGACCATAAAGGCTCTCGAAAAAAACGAGGGGGAATTCACAACCGATATGCGGAAATATTATGCTCTCAAGGCATTTAAACAGACAAAGAAATACGACTTAGCTATCGTAAACTACCTGGAGAAGAACTAA
- a CDS encoding transglutaminase domain-containing protein encodes MKGYQKLAVFLAVLLFSVGLISVAIDILGDITKIEFNTGTKRVPGADVGTQRGKGELRQTKVLQVEGGNGRGKRILFEIVYSPGTRYLRTSVGAGYANGTWEPVEAGGWVPYGGEEMEPEPRGAAFAQRFFFTVRPISAIIGTIPGTLYTIRIGGLEDIEYNHHLELFNSIEALNRTYGIDREVYRFTERTFRSAKDTPFTDYLEIPEEKSDSLRELAQGIVVGVSSPYEKLKALEDYLKSKYEYSQAYKRAPNGTDPVEWFLFEEKKGLSTQFNSAFVLLARSLGMAVRPVAGYLIKPDADFQFVLQRDAHFWAEVHFEELGWITFDATPQREEERDPKVKTYETVTNITYNDPVALKGGTFQVHGTVTLKNGTGVHGLTVEVFLTLKKNETDASSGSGIVRNGVFNITSGAASELAVGDYNLIAHTLPGGAYRESWSDPPIRIMADTNLTIQAPPMAYVGNRVLIYGILLDKSNGQPIPNATLAITVDSETRNLRTDKNGNIHISHTFDNIGNETVELVLEDSDYYIGSKSSFGVAIRILPSLKPSVFMFITTFPYNLIIFIGFAVVMWSVLTLTRKKEAIAQTAVVEEVEEEIPREYGDYKEGIVKLFNWFYTRSRRRLVGIDDSLTPREFQDAVLPGIPENGRPALEYLITAFEIADYSASNPSQEMYEKSLAAVELLGGMIEYGK; translated from the coding sequence ATGAAGGGTTATCAAAAGCTCGCGGTGTTCCTAGCAGTGCTCCTCTTTTCCGTGGGGCTAATATCTGTCGCCATAGACATTCTGGGCGATATCACAAAAATCGAGTTCAACACCGGGACCAAGCGCGTACCTGGGGCCGATGTGGGCACCCAGAGGGGAAAAGGGGAACTGCGGCAAACTAAGGTACTACAGGTTGAGGGGGGTAATGGTAGAGGGAAGAGGATACTCTTCGAGATCGTTTATTCACCTGGGACTCGTTATCTGAGAACCTCCGTCGGGGCGGGATATGCGAATGGGACATGGGAGCCTGTAGAGGCAGGGGGATGGGTACCATATGGTGGGGAGGAGATGGAGCCCGAGCCCCGGGGAGCGGCGTTCGCGCAGAGGTTCTTCTTCACGGTTAGACCAATCTCCGCGATAATTGGGACCATCCCAGGGACCCTGTACACCATCCGCATCGGGGGACTTGAAGATATAGAGTACAACCATCACCTCGAGCTCTTCAACAGCATTGAGGCTCTCAACAGGACCTATGGGATCGATCGTGAGGTATACCGGTTCACGGAGCGAACCTTCAGATCTGCCAAGGATACCCCGTTCACAGATTATCTCGAGATCCCAGAGGAGAAGAGTGATAGTCTCAGGGAACTGGCACAAGGCATTGTTGTAGGTGTCTCCTCGCCTTACGAGAAGCTGAAGGCCCTCGAGGATTATCTCAAGTCAAAATATGAGTACAGCCAAGCCTATAAGAGGGCCCCAAATGGTACCGATCCAGTCGAGTGGTTCTTATTCGAGGAGAAGAAGGGGCTCTCCACCCAGTTTAACTCTGCTTTCGTCCTCCTAGCACGGAGCCTAGGCATGGCTGTGAGACCTGTCGCGGGATACCTTATCAAACCAGATGCAGACTTCCAGTTTGTGCTCCAAAGAGATGCCCACTTCTGGGCAGAGGTCCACTTTGAGGAGCTGGGCTGGATCACCTTTGATGCGACCCCTCAGAGGGAGGAGGAGAGGGATCCCAAGGTGAAAACTTATGAGACGGTGACCAACATCACATACAACGATCCTGTCGCCCTCAAAGGTGGGACATTCCAGGTCCACGGAACAGTTACCCTGAAAAACGGGACAGGGGTTCATGGTCTCACTGTGGAAGTCTTCCTCACCCTTAAAAAGAATGAGACTGACGCATCCTCGGGTTCAGGGATAGTCCGGAACGGGGTCTTCAACATCACGAGCGGTGCCGCTTCAGAGCTGGCAGTGGGAGACTACAACCTGATAGCCCATACCCTACCGGGAGGGGCCTATCGCGAGTCGTGGAGCGACCCCCCCATCAGGATCATGGCGGATACTAACCTTACTATTCAGGCCCCGCCAATGGCCTATGTTGGCAACCGGGTTTTGATCTACGGGATCTTGTTGGATAAATCCAATGGGCAGCCCATCCCGAACGCGACCCTCGCGATCACAGTGGATAGCGAGACCCGGAATCTCCGCACAGATAAGAACGGAAATATTCACATCAGCCACACCTTCGATAACATAGGGAACGAAACGGTAGAGCTAGTACTGGAAGACTCAGACTATTATATAGGCTCCAAGAGCAGCTTCGGGGTCGCTATTAGGATCCTCCCTTCGCTAAAGCCCAGCGTGTTCATGTTCATCACGACCTTTCCCTATAATCTGATTATCTTCATAGGATTCGCTGTTGTGATGTGGAGTGTTTTGACCCTTACACGCAAGAAGGAGGCCATTGCACAAACTGCCGTTGTCGAAGAGGTCGAAGAAGAGATTCCCCGAGAATACGGAGATTATAAGGAGGGGATAGTGAAACTCTTCAACTGGTTCTACACTAGATCTAGGAGAAGGCTTGTGGGGATCGATGACAGCTTGACACCGAGAGAGTTCCAGGACGCTGTCTTGCCTGGGATCCCAGAGAATGGGAGACCTGCCCTCGAGTACCTCATAACTGCTTTCGAGATTGCAGACTACAGCGCATCGAACCCAAGCCAGGAGATGTATGAGAAAAGCCTTGCTGCTGTCGAGCTGCTTGGAGGGATGATTGAATATGGAAAATAG
- a CDS encoding MoxR family ATPase → MNVWEVKDVCTKVLDGIGMYFVGNNLLLKKLLASGLANGHILFEDYPGLGKTLLAKVFARVTGCTWGRVQFTPDLMAADILGTRVWRMAESKFVLEKGPIFTNILLADEINRSPPKTQSALLEAMEERQVTIEGETHKLSAPFFVIATQNPIELEGTYPLPEAQMDRFLIKLSMGYVPTKAEESLILKRRIGWRRDDPTNFIKPVTDQALFVAMQQFIETEIYVDDQIIDYISDIVRLTRRHPMIEVGASPRGGLSLLKVSRAHAAIAGRSFVTPDDVKMFVNNALGHRMIMKMEYAIEGTFSVSAILKEIVDQVEVPKEFTSNP, encoded by the coding sequence ATGAACGTATGGGAAGTAAAAGATGTCTGTACAAAGGTCCTAGACGGCATAGGTATGTACTTCGTAGGGAACAACCTATTGCTCAAGAAACTTCTGGCATCAGGCCTGGCCAACGGCCATATCCTCTTCGAAGACTACCCGGGCCTGGGTAAGACCCTCCTTGCAAAGGTCTTCGCAAGGGTTACAGGCTGCACCTGGGGAAGGGTCCAGTTTACCCCGGACCTTATGGCTGCTGATATCCTTGGAACCAGGGTCTGGAGGATGGCGGAGTCAAAGTTCGTATTGGAGAAGGGCCCTATTTTCACAAACATCCTTCTTGCTGATGAGATCAATAGGAGCCCACCAAAGACCCAGTCGGCCCTCCTAGAGGCGATGGAGGAGCGCCAAGTCACAATTGAGGGGGAGACCCACAAGCTCAGCGCTCCCTTTTTTGTCATCGCGACCCAGAACCCCATCGAACTCGAGGGCACCTATCCACTCCCTGAAGCCCAGATGGATAGATTCCTCATAAAGCTCAGCATGGGATATGTCCCCACAAAGGCCGAAGAGAGCCTCATATTGAAGCGACGCATCGGCTGGCGCAGGGATGACCCCACCAACTTCATTAAGCCGGTGACAGATCAGGCCCTCTTTGTTGCGATGCAGCAGTTCATCGAGACCGAGATATATGTCGATGACCAGATCATCGACTACATCAGCGATATTGTCAGGCTCACCCGGCGCCACCCTATGATTGAAGTAGGCGCCAGCCCGAGGGGGGGACTCAGCCTCCTTAAAGTGTCGAGAGCCCACGCTGCGATCGCGGGACGGAGTTTCGTGACCCCCGATGACGTCAAGATGTTTGTGAACAATGCTTTAGGCCACAGAATGATCATGAAGATGGAGTACGCCATCGAGGGGACGTTCAGCGTCTCCGCGATCCTGAAGGAGATCGTGGATCAGGTCGAGGTCCCCAAGGAGTTCACTTCCAATCCGTGA